The Pagrus major chromosome 17, Pma_NU_1.0 genome includes a region encoding these proteins:
- the LOC141011590 gene encoding hepcidin-like, protein MKTFSVAVAVAVVLTFICLQESSAVSFTEVQELEEPMSNGSPVAAYEEMSEESWKMPYASRRWRCRLCCRCCPNMRGCGLCCKRR, encoded by the exons ATGAAGACATTCAGTGTTGCAGTTGCAGTGGCCGTCGTGCTCACCTTTATTTGCCTTCAGGAGAGCTCTGCTGTCTCATTCACTGAA GTGCAAGAGCTGGAGGAGCCAATGAGCAATGGCAGTCCAGTTGCTGCATATGAAGAGATGTCAGAGGAGTCCTGGAAG atGCCGTATGCCAGCAGACGCTGGCGCTGTCGCCTTTGCTGTCGTTGCTGTCCTAACATGAGAGGATGTGGTCTCTGCTGCAAGAGGCGTTGA